CACGATAGACGTTCATTGGATCAACTAATGATAAATATGTTTGCGTGGATGTGGTTGTGATGCATAGCCTGTCTCCTGGCAACGTCCGGCAGCAAAATTAGCAGTGTTTCGTTGTGCGGCAGCATTTCAGTGGTTGGATCGGAGGATTTCTCAGTCAAGATATGCCCATGTAGGTTATGCTTGTAAAGTGGAACTGTTTCTCTTCATAATGTTTGCTTTATTGCAGCTATTGACATTTCCTATGCAACTGATTAGGTGCCTTTGGGGAATTTTGGACTAGATTGGTTAACATTCACAATAGACATTTTCCTGTCCAGGGCACTCCGTGACCAACAGCAGGTTCTATCTTGACTCTCCGTCTAGCTTCCAAGTGTTATAATAGTTCAACTACTGCACTATTTGTCTCCCTTCTTTTTCTTTGCCTTTTTGCTCTTGCTCTGTGCGTCCAGTTAACTGATTATGACTCTGAAATGTCGATCTGTACTCAAGAGAGAAGCAGCTTTTCCATatcatttgatttttatttgtataataggTTCTTTGGGTGTCAGATAATGGTGTTCCAGACCTTGGTGGTCTAAGCAATGAAGAGACATTCTTTGCTGATGAGGTATGTCAAATAGTTTTTCCTTTTTGCGTTTTAGTTTGTGTGGCCTTTGTCATGACCTTCGCCCACCTCTTGTTAACTGGGATGCTTCTTTTGTCACAGGTGCAACAGACAAGTTTGGTATATCCTGGAGCGTATAGAAAAGTTTCTGTGGAATTAAAGGTCATAAATTTTTtgcttaattcttttttttattatatttggattttttttatctaatttaACATGCATCGTGCAGATCCATCACTTGGCTGTTAATGCCCTTCTGAAAAGCAACCTGGTGAGTGAGATGGAAGGAGGTGACTTTTTGGGATTTGAACAGGATGGGAATTCCAGAGGAAGTAGTTCGAATGTTAACGCCAGTTTTGATGAGACCACTGGATGTGCTCCAGCATTTCGAGTCCTGAAACAGTTGATTCACAGTTGCTTGACTGATGTGTGTAAATCACGCAATATATATGCTGATTCCATTTTGCAACGTTTGTCTTGGTGGCTCTGCAGGTATGATTACGTCACATCCTGTACATATTCGCTTTATTCTCAACTCGTTAAATACCAATTAATTAGTGATTTCATATTGTAGCCCTTGCTCGAAGCTTCATGATCCAGCTCTTCATCTCATGCTTCACAAGGTAAGTGACAGACTGCCATTTAGTGATTTGTGCTTTTTATAAGATATAAATTAGTGGGTGCTATTAAATGGCAGCaaactatattaaatttctCCTTGCATCTCTGTGTGATTCTTTTTTTATGCATCTCTGGTTTCTGCAGTATGCTTGTTATAGGCTGGAATTCCCAATGCAGCCTAAATATCTTGATATGCCTATTACACTCACATTTTATTTGCTTATAAACTTTTAAATCCATTTGACATCTTGTGGTTTTCATCAATATTGTAGGTCATGCAAAAGGTGTTTGCGCTGCTTTTGACTGATTTGCGGAGATTAGGTGCTACAATAATATTTGCAGACTTCTCAAAGATCGTCATCGACACAGGGAAATTTGATCTATCTGCTGCTAATGCTTATTGTGACAGCTTAATCACAGCTGTGGGGAATAGGTTGGTTTTTCGTTGCCTAATATATACGTCTATAATTTCAATATCTTGTGGACTCTACTCATTTCCTGTCACTGTTTCTAAATGCTTTGCCACTGACAGCGATATCTTTGAGTGGATCTCGCTCGAACCGGTTCACTACTGGCACTCATTACTTTTCATGGACCAGGTTGGATCTCTTATGTCTTATACTTCGGTTTTGTATTTCCAATATCTGATTGCCAAACAGTGCAAAGTTGTTTTAAACTGTAAAATTGTGAAGCCGTGAACACAAAATCAAGCCTCAAAGAGAGGAAaatgaaaaactaaaaaacCATGGAACCTGCAATGCATGCAGGGTTCCAGTATAAAAACAAAATGGGCCAAAGAACTAAAACTAATAAgtaaaaatgttttcttttggaTGGTTGAGAAATTATATCAAAACTGCAGTACGAAAATTCCATCCTCCTAATTAGTTCTTGTCTTTATGTTTGGTTTTGTCAACACCTCCTTCGTCAGTTCTTGATctcatattttcttaataattttcCTCTCATCGAGATGTATCTTTTCTTCTACGTTTTATAGTATAACTACGCTGGTATCCGAGCTACTGACGATGAAATTTCACCTGACGAAGTGACTATTGAACCAAAGTGGAGTGTTGCTCGACTTTTCCCTGAGTATATTCAGGTTTGCATACAGATCCCTCAATCAAACCAATGGTCATTTAGCAGAACTAAAAACTTGTGTCCGCGTGTGGACCATTTTTCTTGTACACTCATGCATTTCATCTGTCTTGGCAGAGGGATTTCATCATAATTGTTGCCAAGTTTATATTTGACCCCTGGAAATTCGctttagagaaaaaaagaggCAGTTCAGAGAGTTTAGAGGCACAGATGGTAGAATATCTAAAGAAACAGGTAGTCTTAAAGCCAATTCGGTTGATATATTGTTCATCCACTCAAAAGATTGGCtcattttttgttctttaatgCAGATACCATCGAGCTATATGGATATGCTTGTTACAAAAATCAATGATATCACGTCACACATGAAGGAGATAGACTTTTCAGATACATCTCGAGATTCTAGTCAAGCTCCCAAAAGAGATTACACGTTAGAGTTCGTACAAACTATCTGTGCTGTTATGGCTCTTGACCAAAATGTCGAGCAAGATGTTCTGGTAACTCCACTcattcctttttctttttacctgATACTGATTTTACTGGATAACCATATTGAGTAATTCACACCTATCCTTTTGAAATCTTGTTCTTGAAACTATGTTCTGCAGTGAAACTAAGTATCTTTTCATATACATGCTTACTATTGTCTTCCCATGTTTGTTCTGTAGACATACAATTTTGCTGacataattttttctttataggTACTGAAAAGGAATCT
This Raphanus sativus cultivar WK10039 unplaced genomic scaffold, ASM80110v3 Scaffold2894, whole genome shotgun sequence DNA region includes the following protein-coding sequences:
- the LOC130506117 gene encoding DNA polymerase epsilon catalytic subunit A-like, yielding MEGGDFLGFEQDGNSRGSSSNVNASFDETTGCAPAFRVLKQLIHSCLTDVCKSRNIYADSILQRLSWWLCSPCSKLHDPALHLMLHKVMQKVFALLLTDLRRLGATIIFADFSKIVIDTGKFDLSAANAYCDSLITAVGNSDIFEWISLEPVHYWHSLLFMDQYNYAGIRATDDEISPDEVTIEPKWSVARLFPEYIQRDFIIIVAKFIFDPWKFALEKKRGSSESLEAQMVEYLKKQIPSSYMDMLVTKINDITSHMKEIDFSDTSRDSSQAPKRDYTLEFVQTICAVMALDQNVEQDVLVLKRNLLKYINVKEFAAEAEFLDPGPSFILPNVACSNCDAYRDLDIGRDPVLLTEKEWCCVDSQCGKIYDREQMENSLLQMVRQRERMYHMQDLVCTRCNQVKAAHLTEQCECSGSFRCKESGSEFRKRMEIFLDIAKRQKFQLLEECTSWIIDPTGSWQTNTGRHHS